A genomic region of Brienomyrus brachyistius isolate T26 chromosome 6, BBRACH_0.4, whole genome shotgun sequence contains the following coding sequences:
- the LOC125744675 gene encoding ral GTPase-activating protein subunit beta-like isoform X10 — MYSEWRSLHLALQSDQGHLSVLHTYPPTVGREVANTVVRPLGATLSTPGSESILKTDKEVKWTMEVLCYGLSLPLEGDTVKLCVDVYTEWMMALVDPRNSIPQPIINEPNLYVQTILKHLHNLFLPRQEPSSPIHFRLCQQVLSAVQMLAKQSSSMVRETWEVLLLFLLRICDTLLAPPTVAGGIAENLAGKLIGVLFEVWLLASARCFPTPPYWKTAREMLANWRHHPPVVEQWNKVICALTSRLLRFTYGPSFPPFKVPEDDASKIPTEMDDDCVAQTWLRFLHMLSNPVDLSNPAIISTTPKFQEQFLNVSGVPQEIVQHPCLKQLPQIFFRAMRGISFLVDAFLGISRPRSDSAPPTPVNRLSMPPPPSAINTTPPHSRRHRTTIVNKTTSKASTGTTAHPPKVSHPTTSSSPLSSPNQTNAEPRPLPAPSRPKVNSILNLFGQWLFDASLVHCKLHDGFNRDNTMTALATQAGLEFRRKGSQISTDTMVSNPMFDTNEFPENYESGRAEACGTVCRIFCSKRTGEEILPVYLSRFYMVLVQGLQISDFICRPVLASIILNSTSLFCSDLKGVNVVVPYFISALETILPDRELSKFKSYVNPTDLRRASISILLSMLSLPHHFGNIKSEVLLEGKFSNDDNSVSDKAQTFLSLRLRLVNILIGALQTETDSINTQMILGAMLNIVQDSALLESIGTQTEMGSVEANGTMKSHSRNSSSISTTSGGSSQPTTPDSERPAQALLRDYALHTDTAAGLLVRSIHLVTQRLNKQWRSDMSVSLAALELLAGLAKVRASLETSDKKCAVSSVCGYIVYQCSRPAPLHSRDLHSMIVAAFQCLCTWLTEHPDMLDEKDCLIEVLEIVELGISGSKSKTSEQEVRYKGDKEHNPASMRVKDAAEATLSCIMQVLAAFPSLSGPSSMCSLLNEDTLIRYSRLTSTSRDNFRYFVLDNSVILAMLEQPLGNEQNPCPAVTILIRGVSGRHAWTMQLYHQPRVARANQKQVFVPERRPTPKNDVGIRFNVKHRAFPEEVDKIPFVKADMSIPDLDDIVSKPLEVQHEKLRNVMVKQMEYEAALEQHSEEVWKSKPFPDPQVDCKPPPPSQEFQTARLFLSHFGFLSLEALKESGNSRLPPNLIALDSALPGFFQDMEYLDLLPCRPFDTVFIFYVRAGQKTSQEILRNAESSVNIQPHFLEFLLSLGWPVDVGSHPGWTGNVDTSWSINSCVDGEGQQQEEGFPVDDTSGSMFNGEKKVLYYADALTEIAFVVPTLTDASSDSSENGHTPLETDSQMGLLPGIQSNLTLELFPNHSENLGQPQRMSPTSKTKKIHCGRNIPPLGPETKVLVVWMERYDDIENFPLSDLLSETSTGVESSNSSTSYRPVASEKDVPVVFIHPLKTGLFRIKLHGTTGKFSMVIPLMDGMVVSRRALGFLVRQMVINACRRKRLESDSYNPPHVRRKQKIADIFNKYRSKQLEPEFYTSLFQDVGGRSLNP, encoded by the exons ATGTACTCAGAGTGGAGGTCGTTGCACCTGGCGCTCCAGAGTGACCAGGGGCACCTAAGCGTCCTTCATACGTATCCCCCAACGGTGGGCCGCGAAGTGGCCAATACTGTGGTGCGCCCCCTTGGGGCGACCCTCAGCACCCCTGGATCGGAAAGCATCCTCAAAACCGACAAAGAG GTCAAATGGACAATGGAAGTGCTCTGCTATGGCCTGTCACTACCTCTGGAGGGAGACACCGTCAAGCTGTGTGTGGATGTCTACACAGAGTGGATGATGGCGCTGGTAGACCCTCGGAACTCCATCCCTCAGCCCATCATTAATGAACCCAACCTCTATGTTCAGACCATTCTGAAACACCTCCACAATCTCTTTCTCCCTAG GCAGGAGCCGAGCAGCCCCATTCACTTCCGCCTGTGTCAGCAGGTGCTTTCGGCAGTGCAGATGCTGGCTAAGCAGTCCAGCAGCATGGTCCGGGAGACCTGGGAGGTTCTGCTACTCTTCCTGCTAAGGATCTGTGACACCTTGTTGGCCCCACCCACCGTTGCTG GTGGGATAGCAGAAAACTTAGCGGGGAAGCTAATCGGCGTGCTGTTCGAGGTGTGGTTACTGGCTTCCGCCCGCTGCTTTCCGACACCGCCCTACTGGAAGACGGCCCGTGAGATGCTGGCCAACTGGAGACACCATCCTCCAGTGGTGGAGCAGTGGAACAAGGTCATATGTGCCCTTACCTCCAG GTTGCTCCGGTTCACCTATGGGCCTTCGTTCCCTCCGTTCAAAGTTCCAGAAGACGATGCCAGCAAGATTCCCACCGAGATGGATGACGACTGCGTGGCTCAGACCTGGCTGCGCTTCCTGCACATGCTCAG TAACCCAGTGGACCTGAGCAACCCTGCCATCATCAGCACCACGCCCAAGTTCCAGGAGCAGTTTCTCAACGTCAGTGGGGTCCCCCAGGAGATCGTCCAGCACCCTTGCCTCAAACAGCTGCCACAGATCTTCTTCCGTGCCATGAGGGGAATCAGCTTCCTTGTGGATGCTTTCCTCG GTATCTCTCGGCCGAGATCGGACAGTGCTCCGCCCACACCTGTGAACCGGCTGAGCATGCCGCCGCCCCCCAGTGCCATAAACACCACACCCCCACACAGCCGTCGGCACCGGACCACAATAGTCAATAAGACGACCAGCAAAGCTTCCACG GGAACTACTGCCCACCCGCCCAAAGTGTCTCACCCGACCACCTCCTCGTCCCCTCTGTCCAGTCCCAACCAAACGAACGCAGAGCCTCGCCCTCTGCCGGCCCCCTCCAGACCAAAGGTCAACAGCATCCTCAACCTTTTTGGCCAGTGGCTTTTTGATGCCTCGCTAGTGCACTGTAAACTCCATGATGGCTTCAACAGGGACAACACCATGACTG CCCTGGCCACTCAAGCTGGCTTGGAGTTCCGCAGAAAGGGGTCCCAGATATCCACTGACACCATGGTGTCCAACCCCATGTTCGACACTAATGAGTTCCCCGAAAACTACGAGTCCGGCAGGGCCGAGGCCTGTGGGACGGTGTGTAGGATCTTCTGCAGCAAGCGAACCGGGGAGGAGATATTGCCTGTCTATCTCTCTAG GTTTTATatggttctggtccagggtCTGCAGATCTCAGACTTCATCTGTAGACCTGTGTTGGCCAGCATCATCTTGAACTCCACGTCGCTTTTTTGCTCTGACCTAAAGGGCGTTAACGTCGTGGTTCCCTACTTTATCTCCGCCCTGGAAACCATTCTGCCGGACAG ggAGCTTTCCAAGTTCAAATCCTATGTCAACCCCACCGACCTGAGAAGGGCTTCCATCAGCATCCTGCTTTCAATGCTTTCTCTTCCTCACCACTTTGGGAATATAAAGTCTGAG GTTCTTCTGGAGGGCAAGTTCAGCAACGATGACAACTCGGTATCCGACAAAGCTCAGACCTTCCTGTCCCTGAGGTTGCGGCTGGTGAACATCCTGATCGGGGCCCTGCAGACGGAGACCGACTCCATCAACACGCAGATGATCCTGG GTGCGATGCTGAACATCGTCCAGGATTCTGCCCTCCTGGAGTCGATAGGGACGCAAACTGAAATG GGAAGCGTCGAGGCTAATGGCACAATGAAGAGCCATAGCCGTAACAGCAGCAGTATCAGCACGACCAGCGGGGGCAGCTCGCAGCCCACCACGCCAGACAGCGAGCGGCCTGCTCAGGCCCTCCTCCGGGACTATG CTCTTCATACAGATACAGCCGCCGGCCTCCTGGTCCGCAGTATCCACCTGGTCACCCAGAGACTCAACAAGCAATGGAGGTCCGATATGAGCGTGTCGCTGGCTGCCCTGGAGCTCTTGGCTGGCCTGGCCAAG GTGAGAGCCAGTTTGGAAACGTCGGACAAGAAGTGTGCCGTCAGCTCCGTGTGCGGCTACATCGTGTATCAGTGCAGCCGGCCCGCACCGCTGCACTCGCGGGACCTGCACTCCATGATCGTGGCGGCTTTCCAGTGCCTGTGCACCTGGCTGACAGAGCACCCTGACATGCTGGACGAAAAG GACTGTCTGATAGAGGTGCTGGAGATCGTGGAGCTGGGGATTTCAGGGAGCAAGTCGAAGACCAGCGAGCAGGAGGTGCGCTACAAGGGGGACAAAGAGCACAACCCGGCCTCCATGAGGGTGAAGGACGCTGCGGAGGCCACGCTGTCCTG CATCATGCAGGTGCTGGCCGCCTTCCCCTCCCTTAGTGGCCCCTCGTCCATGTGCAGTCTGCTCAACGAGGACACTTTGATCCGCTACTCCAGGCTCACCTCCACCAGCAGGGACAACTTCCGCTACTTCGTCCTGGACAACTCCGTCATACTGGCCATGCTGGAGCAGCCGCTGGGGAACGAGCAga ACCCCTGTCCTGCTGTTACCATCCTGATCCGAGGCGTGTCAGGCAGACATGCCTGGACCATGCAGCTGTACCACCAGCCCAGAGTAGCGCGTGCCAATCAGAAG CAGGTATTTGTCCCCGAGCGGCGCCCCACCCCTAAGAACGACGTGGGCATCCGCTTCAACGTCAAACACAGAGCCTTCCCAGAGGAAGTCGATAAGATCCCTTTTGTGAAGGCAGACATGAGCATTCCGGACCTGGATGACATCGTAAGCAAGCCG CTGGAGGTGCAGCATGAGAAGCTTAGGAACGTGATGGTCAAGCAGATGGAGTACGAGGCAGCTCTGGAGCAACACAGCGAGGAGGTGTGGAAGAGCAAGCCCTTCCCCGACCCCCAGGTGGACTGCAAGCCCCCGCCGCCCTCGCAGGAGTTCCAGACTGCTcgcctctttctctctcacttCGGTTTCCTGTCCCTAGAAGCACTGAAG GAATCGGGTAATAGCCGCCTCCCACCAAACCTGATTGCTCTGGATTCCGCCCTGCCCGGCTTCTTCCAAGACATGGAGTACCTGGACTTACTTCCCTGTCGGCCGTTTGACACGGTGTTCATTTTTTATGTGAGGGCGGGGCAGAAGACCAGCCAAGAG ATCTTGAGGAACGCGGAATCCTCAGTCAACATCCAGCCACATTTCCTGGAGTTTCTGCTGTCCCTGGGTTGGCCTGTAGATGTGGGTAGTCACCCTGGGTGGACGGGGAATGTGGACACCAGCTGGTCCATCAACTCCTGCGTTGATGGAGAAGGCCAGCAGCAGG AGGAAGGATTCCCGGTAGATGACACCAGTGGATCCATGTTTAATGGCGAGAAGAAAGTCCTGTATTACGCTGATGCTCTGACTGAAATTGCATTTGTGGTTCCGACTTTGACAGATGCCTCCA GTGACTCCTCGGAAAACGGCCACACCCCGTTGGAGACGGACTCGCAGATGGGCCTGCTGCCTGGCATTCAGTCCAACCTGACACTTGAGCTCTTCCCAAACCACTCGGAGAACCTCGGCCAGCCGCAGAGG ATGAGCCCTACTTCGAAGACAAAGAAAATTCACTGTGGGAGGAACATACCTCCTCTGGGCCCGGAGACAAAGGTTCTGGTAGTTTGGATGGAGCGCTACGATGACATTG AAAACTTTCCGCTTTCAGATCTTTTGTCAGAAACCAGTACGGGAGTCGAGTCGTCAAACAGTAGCACATCATACAG GCCAGTTGCTTCAGAAAAAGACGTCCCGGTGGTGTTCATTCACCCCCTGAAGACCGGATTGTTCCGCATCAAGCTGCATGGAACGACGGGCAAGTTCAGCATGGTCATTCCCCTGATGGATGGCATGGTGGTCAGCCGGAGGGCGCTAG GGTTTTTAGTGAGGCAGATGGTCATCAACGCGTGCCGGCGGAAGAGGCTAGAGAGTGACTCGTACAACCCACCACACGTGCGACGGAAACAGAAGATCGCCGACATCTTCAACAAATACCGCAGCAAACAGCTGGAGCCTGAGTTCTATACCTCACTCTTCCAGGATGTAGGAGGGAGGAGCTTGAATCCTTGA
- the LOC125744675 gene encoding ral GTPase-activating protein subunit beta-like isoform X12, whose product MYSEWRSLHLALQSDQGHLSVLHTYPPTVGREVANTVVRPLGATLSTPGSESILKTDKEVKWTMEVLCYGLSLPLEGDTVKLCVDVYTEWMMALVDPRNSIPQPIINEPNLYVQTILKHLHNLFLPRQEPSSPIHFRLCQQVLSAVQMLAKQSSSMVRETWEVLLLFLLRICDTLLAPPTVAGGIAENLAGKLIGVLFEVWLLASARCFPTPPYWKTAREMLANWRHHPPVVEQWNKVICALTSRLLRFTYGPSFPPFKVPEDDASKIPTEMDDDCVAQTWLRFLHMLSNPVDLSNPAIISTTPKFQEQFLNVSGVPQEIVQHPCLKQLPQIFFRAMRGISFLVDAFLGISRPRSDSAPPTPVNRLSMPPPPSAINTTPPHSRRHRTTIVNKTTSKASTGTTAHPPKVSHPTTSSSPLSSPNQTNAEPRPLPAPSRPKVNSILNLFGQWLFDASLVHCKLHDGFNRDNTMTALATQAGLEFRRKGSQISTDTMVSNPMFDTNEFPENYESGRAEACGTVCRIFCSKRTGEEILPVYLSRFYMVLVQGLQISDFICRPVLASIILNSTSLFCSDLKGVNVVVPYFISALETILPDRELSKFKSYVNPTDLRRASISILLSMLSLPHHFGNIKSEVLLEGKFSNDDNSVSDKAQTFLSLRLRLVNILIGALQTETDSINTQMILGAMLNIVQDSALLESIGTQTEMGSVEANGTMKSHSRNSSSISTTSGGSSQPTTPDSERPAQALLRDYDTAAGLLVRSIHLVTQRLNKQWRSDMSVSLAALELLAGLAKVRASLETSDKKCAVSSVCGYIVYQCSRPAPLHSRDLHSMIVAAFQCLCTWLTEHPDMLDEKDCLIEVLEIVELGISGSKSKTSEQEVRYKGDKEHNPASMRVKDAAEATLSCIMQVLAAFPSLSGPSSMCSLLNEDTLIRYSRLTSTSRDNFRYFVLDNSVILAMLEQPLGNEQNPCPAVTILIRGVSGRHAWTMQLYHQPRVARANQKVFVPERRPTPKNDVGIRFNVKHRAFPEEVDKIPFVKADMSIPDLDDIVSKPLEVQHEKLRNVMVKQMEYEAALEQHSEEVWKSKPFPDPQVDCKPPPPSQEFQTARLFLSHFGFLSLEALKESGNSRLPPNLIALDSALPGFFQDMEYLDLLPCRPFDTVFIFYVRAGQKTSQEILRNAESSVNIQPHFLEFLLSLGWPVDVGSHPGWTGNVDTSWSINSCVDGEGQQQEEGFPVDDTSGSMFNGEKKVLYYADALTEIAFVVPTLTDASSDSSENGHTPLETDSQMGLLPGIQSNLTLELFPNHSENLGQPQRMSPTSKTKKIHCGRNIPPLGPETKVLVVWMERYDDIENFPLSDLLSETSTGVESSNSSTSYRPVASEKDVPVVFIHPLKTGLFRIKLHGTTGKFSMVIPLMDGMVVSRRALGFLVRQMVINACRRKRLESDSYNPPHVRRKQKIADIFNKYRSKQLEPEFYTSLFQDVGGRSLNP is encoded by the exons ATGTACTCAGAGTGGAGGTCGTTGCACCTGGCGCTCCAGAGTGACCAGGGGCACCTAAGCGTCCTTCATACGTATCCCCCAACGGTGGGCCGCGAAGTGGCCAATACTGTGGTGCGCCCCCTTGGGGCGACCCTCAGCACCCCTGGATCGGAAAGCATCCTCAAAACCGACAAAGAG GTCAAATGGACAATGGAAGTGCTCTGCTATGGCCTGTCACTACCTCTGGAGGGAGACACCGTCAAGCTGTGTGTGGATGTCTACACAGAGTGGATGATGGCGCTGGTAGACCCTCGGAACTCCATCCCTCAGCCCATCATTAATGAACCCAACCTCTATGTTCAGACCATTCTGAAACACCTCCACAATCTCTTTCTCCCTAG GCAGGAGCCGAGCAGCCCCATTCACTTCCGCCTGTGTCAGCAGGTGCTTTCGGCAGTGCAGATGCTGGCTAAGCAGTCCAGCAGCATGGTCCGGGAGACCTGGGAGGTTCTGCTACTCTTCCTGCTAAGGATCTGTGACACCTTGTTGGCCCCACCCACCGTTGCTG GTGGGATAGCAGAAAACTTAGCGGGGAAGCTAATCGGCGTGCTGTTCGAGGTGTGGTTACTGGCTTCCGCCCGCTGCTTTCCGACACCGCCCTACTGGAAGACGGCCCGTGAGATGCTGGCCAACTGGAGACACCATCCTCCAGTGGTGGAGCAGTGGAACAAGGTCATATGTGCCCTTACCTCCAG GTTGCTCCGGTTCACCTATGGGCCTTCGTTCCCTCCGTTCAAAGTTCCAGAAGACGATGCCAGCAAGATTCCCACCGAGATGGATGACGACTGCGTGGCTCAGACCTGGCTGCGCTTCCTGCACATGCTCAG TAACCCAGTGGACCTGAGCAACCCTGCCATCATCAGCACCACGCCCAAGTTCCAGGAGCAGTTTCTCAACGTCAGTGGGGTCCCCCAGGAGATCGTCCAGCACCCTTGCCTCAAACAGCTGCCACAGATCTTCTTCCGTGCCATGAGGGGAATCAGCTTCCTTGTGGATGCTTTCCTCG GTATCTCTCGGCCGAGATCGGACAGTGCTCCGCCCACACCTGTGAACCGGCTGAGCATGCCGCCGCCCCCCAGTGCCATAAACACCACACCCCCACACAGCCGTCGGCACCGGACCACAATAGTCAATAAGACGACCAGCAAAGCTTCCACG GGAACTACTGCCCACCCGCCCAAAGTGTCTCACCCGACCACCTCCTCGTCCCCTCTGTCCAGTCCCAACCAAACGAACGCAGAGCCTCGCCCTCTGCCGGCCCCCTCCAGACCAAAGGTCAACAGCATCCTCAACCTTTTTGGCCAGTGGCTTTTTGATGCCTCGCTAGTGCACTGTAAACTCCATGATGGCTTCAACAGGGACAACACCATGACTG CCCTGGCCACTCAAGCTGGCTTGGAGTTCCGCAGAAAGGGGTCCCAGATATCCACTGACACCATGGTGTCCAACCCCATGTTCGACACTAATGAGTTCCCCGAAAACTACGAGTCCGGCAGGGCCGAGGCCTGTGGGACGGTGTGTAGGATCTTCTGCAGCAAGCGAACCGGGGAGGAGATATTGCCTGTCTATCTCTCTAG GTTTTATatggttctggtccagggtCTGCAGATCTCAGACTTCATCTGTAGACCTGTGTTGGCCAGCATCATCTTGAACTCCACGTCGCTTTTTTGCTCTGACCTAAAGGGCGTTAACGTCGTGGTTCCCTACTTTATCTCCGCCCTGGAAACCATTCTGCCGGACAG ggAGCTTTCCAAGTTCAAATCCTATGTCAACCCCACCGACCTGAGAAGGGCTTCCATCAGCATCCTGCTTTCAATGCTTTCTCTTCCTCACCACTTTGGGAATATAAAGTCTGAG GTTCTTCTGGAGGGCAAGTTCAGCAACGATGACAACTCGGTATCCGACAAAGCTCAGACCTTCCTGTCCCTGAGGTTGCGGCTGGTGAACATCCTGATCGGGGCCCTGCAGACGGAGACCGACTCCATCAACACGCAGATGATCCTGG GTGCGATGCTGAACATCGTCCAGGATTCTGCCCTCCTGGAGTCGATAGGGACGCAAACTGAAATG GGAAGCGTCGAGGCTAATGGCACAATGAAGAGCCATAGCCGTAACAGCAGCAGTATCAGCACGACCAGCGGGGGCAGCTCGCAGCCCACCACGCCAGACAGCGAGCGGCCTGCTCAGGCCCTCCTCCGGGACTATG ATACAGCCGCCGGCCTCCTGGTCCGCAGTATCCACCTGGTCACCCAGAGACTCAACAAGCAATGGAGGTCCGATATGAGCGTGTCGCTGGCTGCCCTGGAGCTCTTGGCTGGCCTGGCCAAG GTGAGAGCCAGTTTGGAAACGTCGGACAAGAAGTGTGCCGTCAGCTCCGTGTGCGGCTACATCGTGTATCAGTGCAGCCGGCCCGCACCGCTGCACTCGCGGGACCTGCACTCCATGATCGTGGCGGCTTTCCAGTGCCTGTGCACCTGGCTGACAGAGCACCCTGACATGCTGGACGAAAAG GACTGTCTGATAGAGGTGCTGGAGATCGTGGAGCTGGGGATTTCAGGGAGCAAGTCGAAGACCAGCGAGCAGGAGGTGCGCTACAAGGGGGACAAAGAGCACAACCCGGCCTCCATGAGGGTGAAGGACGCTGCGGAGGCCACGCTGTCCTG CATCATGCAGGTGCTGGCCGCCTTCCCCTCCCTTAGTGGCCCCTCGTCCATGTGCAGTCTGCTCAACGAGGACACTTTGATCCGCTACTCCAGGCTCACCTCCACCAGCAGGGACAACTTCCGCTACTTCGTCCTGGACAACTCCGTCATACTGGCCATGCTGGAGCAGCCGCTGGGGAACGAGCAga ACCCCTGTCCTGCTGTTACCATCCTGATCCGAGGCGTGTCAGGCAGACATGCCTGGACCATGCAGCTGTACCACCAGCCCAGAGTAGCGCGTGCCAATCAGAAG GTATTTGTCCCCGAGCGGCGCCCCACCCCTAAGAACGACGTGGGCATCCGCTTCAACGTCAAACACAGAGCCTTCCCAGAGGAAGTCGATAAGATCCCTTTTGTGAAGGCAGACATGAGCATTCCGGACCTGGATGACATCGTAAGCAAGCCG CTGGAGGTGCAGCATGAGAAGCTTAGGAACGTGATGGTCAAGCAGATGGAGTACGAGGCAGCTCTGGAGCAACACAGCGAGGAGGTGTGGAAGAGCAAGCCCTTCCCCGACCCCCAGGTGGACTGCAAGCCCCCGCCGCCCTCGCAGGAGTTCCAGACTGCTcgcctctttctctctcacttCGGTTTCCTGTCCCTAGAAGCACTGAAG GAATCGGGTAATAGCCGCCTCCCACCAAACCTGATTGCTCTGGATTCCGCCCTGCCCGGCTTCTTCCAAGACATGGAGTACCTGGACTTACTTCCCTGTCGGCCGTTTGACACGGTGTTCATTTTTTATGTGAGGGCGGGGCAGAAGACCAGCCAAGAG ATCTTGAGGAACGCGGAATCCTCAGTCAACATCCAGCCACATTTCCTGGAGTTTCTGCTGTCCCTGGGTTGGCCTGTAGATGTGGGTAGTCACCCTGGGTGGACGGGGAATGTGGACACCAGCTGGTCCATCAACTCCTGCGTTGATGGAGAAGGCCAGCAGCAGG AGGAAGGATTCCCGGTAGATGACACCAGTGGATCCATGTTTAATGGCGAGAAGAAAGTCCTGTATTACGCTGATGCTCTGACTGAAATTGCATTTGTGGTTCCGACTTTGACAGATGCCTCCA GTGACTCCTCGGAAAACGGCCACACCCCGTTGGAGACGGACTCGCAGATGGGCCTGCTGCCTGGCATTCAGTCCAACCTGACACTTGAGCTCTTCCCAAACCACTCGGAGAACCTCGGCCAGCCGCAGAGG ATGAGCCCTACTTCGAAGACAAAGAAAATTCACTGTGGGAGGAACATACCTCCTCTGGGCCCGGAGACAAAGGTTCTGGTAGTTTGGATGGAGCGCTACGATGACATTG AAAACTTTCCGCTTTCAGATCTTTTGTCAGAAACCAGTACGGGAGTCGAGTCGTCAAACAGTAGCACATCATACAG GCCAGTTGCTTCAGAAAAAGACGTCCCGGTGGTGTTCATTCACCCCCTGAAGACCGGATTGTTCCGCATCAAGCTGCATGGAACGACGGGCAAGTTCAGCATGGTCATTCCCCTGATGGATGGCATGGTGGTCAGCCGGAGGGCGCTAG GGTTTTTAGTGAGGCAGATGGTCATCAACGCGTGCCGGCGGAAGAGGCTAGAGAGTGACTCGTACAACCCACCACACGTGCGACGGAAACAGAAGATCGCCGACATCTTCAACAAATACCGCAGCAAACAGCTGGAGCCTGAGTTCTATACCTCACTCTTCCAGGATGTAGGAGGGAGGAGCTTGAATCCTTGA